The genomic interval TGCTTCACTAAGTCCTGACAGCCCCTGTGGTTCCTGCAGACCTATTAGTGCACAGACTGTTCCTGTTGAGGTGGAAgtttcagcagcactttgagAGGAAAAGACGTGCAGATACAGGATCATATGAGACCACTTAGAAACAATTCATATCATTAAATATTCCTCAAAATGGTCCGAGGTGTCCGTGTGGGATTTTTGGATGTCATGctggtcctcctcctgctgtgctCCGTCACAGGTTTGCTGCTGATGGATCAGCGCAGAGATGCAGAGGATGACCAGGAGCTCAACAAAGCCATTCTGGAAATGCTGCATATCAATAAAGTGTCTGCGAGCCATCAGGCTAAGCCACATCCCTACATGAAGAGGATCTATCAGCGCTTGGACTCACTAGAGGCGCAAGACTTTGGGGGTTCAGATGGAACGCTGGTGCAGAGTTATCGTAGTGTTGTTGGTAAGGATTTGAAAAGAATTACCATTATTTTACCATCTTATTTTAACGGAATAAGCATGTTAATTTTGTCTTTCAATAACTGAACTGGCTTTAAATAGCTTTATCAAACCCATTCTAATcatgtcaaatgtttttttttacatttcctgtttgactgcagtaaaagaataaaagaacaaCTGGGTAGTTAGCATTAGCGGTGTTCCAGTGATGACGTCTTTAAGTTGGCAAAGCTGGTAGTCTTCCATCAgcaaacacctgctgtgacatcactgtgtggATTTTGGACAGTTGTGCAACATGcttaaaacaaatattaagACAAACAGCATCCAGATTTAAAAGCAGATACtgtgtaaaaatatataataagTTAGATCACAAATGCAAAAATGGTTGTGCTTCATTGTGCTGCATTTTgtttggccactagagggcggCAGAGCACGCtgtaaatgcaaatatttactctccttttagttctgttttggtctccaccaactcctgggAAAATGATCTGGTTTTTAGTTGCTAATAATGACAAAAGTTGCTGAAAGTTGTGAGACGGAAGCAAAACATTACAGTTACAGCCAAagcaaccaaaacaatgagctaaaagagtcTAAAAAGCTCGGTCAAAATAAGGAGAACTGCAGAgctggtgataattctctgtgttCGTCAAACAACCTTATTGTCAAGTGATattgttaataataaaaatattaattggTGCAGCTTCAAAATGCATTAATGCATTAAAACCAGTGAGGAGGATGTGAGGATGTGAGGAGGGCTACTTCAATATTGAAGTCTAAAGATGCATTCAAAAATAAGAATCTAAAACTTTCTTTGGTTCGTCACCCAGGTCCACATCACGCTCCTCCAGGATGGATCTGGTTCAATGTCAGCAGCCTGAACCCGTCCATGATGGGTGCGGAGCTGGTCCTGTTCAGGAAAACCCTGCACCCCCGTCCCATCAGCGTGACCGTCACCCTGCACAGCATCACAACTTCACAGGGAGCTCTGAAAGAAAGTCCTGCCCTTGAGGAGAGACTGCTGACCCTGGACCAGCGACCCTCATCCGGATatgatgtgtttgatgtgtcAGCTGTTCTGGCTCTGAAGCCTCTGGAGGTGGTGGGCTTTCAGCTGCGTTACACAGATGAGAGTGGGAGCCTGGTCCTCCATGACGCCCTGACACAGAGCCTTTACTGTCTGAACAGAGGCTCTCTGAGTGAACCCTTACTGGTGCTTTACCAAGCTCACCCCCTGCACATCTAACTCTGTCACTGGGACCGCTATTActgttcaaatgtgtttttattaaaactgaGCTAATCAATTCTGTGGCAATCCACCTCTGATATGGTGGATACTGTGTCAAATGTACAAAATTGGCAAAGGGGTGAGAACATAACGGCGAGGTTGAAGTGTTGGAACTTTCAGATGGACAAAACTATTAACAACATTACTAAATTAAATTACCTTCTTGtttctttatatatatttacttCAGAGTTCTAGAAACTTGCCAAGCATGTTTGCATTTCCTCCAGACAATGCAGCCTTTTCACGTATAATTATCGATGTATATGAGCGATGCACTTGTTATCTAACTTACCCGAATcagaactctttttttttagttatcatcttttattttgaaggtttccACTGGAAGTCTCAGTGCTGTTGCTGTTACACTCTATGTGGGTGAAGATAACAGTTGATGAAAGACTACAAATGGAAACCCTGGACACctgatcaaaccacacacagcTAACTGTTCCTGAAATCACTTCTATCAATCAGCAGCAGCGTTTTTTATCAGCAGGGACAGCAGAAACATCAGGACAGGAACAGCTGCATGTAACATCTGTAACAGGGAGTTGCGTCGATAATAGTCGTCAGCTCTGGAGGCTACTGCAGCCTGCTGAGAGATTACCATCAAGGCAGGCTCGTGCTTCCTGTGGCAGCGTTGGgactttttctccctcctttttgGTCATTTAGTTTGACTAATCGTGAAGTGTTTGTGGAAGCCATGGAAAAGTTCAACAGAAACGTTTAATACAATTTTAACTCCAATGCTTTCGGACTatgttttaatcttttcatgctacttgttttaaaatgaaatatgttaAATTAAAATAGTCTTCCACAAAAATGATATACATGGCATCAGACAATGTcaggaaatgaacacaaacCATGACTGAACGCTGaagtaaatgtttaaaacacagAGTTTGGTGGCTTGTCAAATGTCTTCCAACAGAGGGTGggggccgtgtgtgtgtgtgtgtgtgtgtgtgtgtgtgtgtgtgtgtgtgtgtgtaaaatcctgctttgttatgatgatgatgattatctTTTTtgctattgttgttgttgtaactATTCttatcatcattgtcatcatcatcagggctgcagctgcCTTTGAGGTCACCAGGGGTCATGTCCTCATTAATATTTCTGGAATTATGAGGGGTTTCATAACCACTTAGAGAGGGAGAGGGCTGATGAGGCGGACTCACAGTTTGAGACTAAATTTGATGGttagaattaaaaataaaacatttgtgtgtgtgtgtgtgtgtgtgtgtgttatcataAGTACATCATTCAAGACACAGGAAGTGTCAAATCCATCCTCTGACATCATTCGTCGCTGTGTCCGTCTTTCAAGCCTTCTCCCAGCCAATCATTGACGACCACCCGCAGTAACGGCACCGCCCCCTCCAGGCGCAGTTTGCCCAGCAATCGGAGGATAATTTTTGATTGTGTTGTCCGCCGCGTCGCCGTCCGTGAGAATTTCCATTAGCAGCCGTGCGGACGCgtcctgacctcctcctcccagcaTGCTCCTGGTGTGGATGTGAAGCGGCGCAGTGACCATCGGAAGCGGCCTCGGTGAAATGCATCCCCGGAGCGCTCAACCTGCTCCATCGCGCACACAAAGCCTGTGAAGCAGGCcgtgtttttcctcacacagaCACCGCGCCGAGGATGCTCAAACATGTCGGGGAATCACTACAAAGGCCACGAAGTCAGCTGCTGCATCAAGTACTTCATTTTCGGATTCAACATCCTGTTTTGGGTAAGAAGgtcgcttttttttttgtttaattctaCGCATCTGCGCCTCTCTCAAGTGCAGTTCGGTTATTATCACGTCCACTGACCAATGGGGAGGAAGGCCTCGGTCATCATCGCATCTTATCACGTTATCGTTCAAGTTGATTTTCAGTCAAATCAGCGCATCggtgctttgtttgtgtctgttttcgTGCAATAATGTCCGGATAAAAGCAGCTGTCGGTCAGTTGACAGCGGAGCTAATCGGCTTTTTGGAGTGAACTAATGAGAGCAGAGCGCCTCACTGTAAGACCGCAGGCTTACCGTTCAGTGACAGTCATATCTCTGATACACAAAGCGCTCAGCACCGCGTTTACACTCACAGATGATGAGTTTACACACGACACAACAGCTTGgaataaaacatgtcagtcatGTCCACGGCGGTCATTAGAGATGTGTTGACAGCATGTGTGAGCTGATGATACGGGAGCAGTGTGAAGGCACTGAAATATGAATTAAATAAGGCTTCCACGAGCTCTCCTTCTCAAGGATATTTGATGTAAAAATATGGGGCAATAGTGAGAAATGCCTCACCAATGCCCCACAAGCTGGAgccagttatttatttattcctctttctttttttttaaaaaagccatatttcttgaaaaaatgtctttcatcGTCAATCTTCAGTTATTTATTGATAATTAGAAGTGTTATCAGTTGTTGTTATTAATGATCTCTCCAGTGAATAATGGAGTAATCCactaattatttcagctttttgcTGTTTATACATAGCATACATAAATGATAGGAGAGAGGCTCAATTCTAACTTTTTCCAGATCTTCATGGATCAGCCTGTGCAATAActcatagtttttttttttttaattaaatgtataTATTAATTTAAAATAGTTGCATGGTTTATTAAATTTGAAAAGCATGCAAAACATCTGAAAGTTAATGTCATTGACCAGTGATCCAAGTCCTCAAAATTATTTAATTTACTATAATAGAAGAgtaagaaaagcagcagattttcACTTCTGCAAACTTgaaacatcagatttttttaatgtgcaacaTGGTAGCAACACGAAGTGCAAAAGAGCTGGGTGGAGTGTAGATGGAGGCTGTGATGATTAATGGATAcgctctcagccaatcacatcactgGTCTCATGGCTCTGACAcagctgagccaatcacagtgacaCGTGAAAACAACATCTGAACAGCTGAGGAAAGGACTTCTTCAGGAAA from Chaetodon auriga isolate fChaAug3 chromosome 24, fChaAug3.hap1, whole genome shotgun sequence carries:
- the LOC143317320 gene encoding uncharacterized protein LOC143317320, with the translated sequence MVRGVRVGFLDVMLVLLLLCSVTGLLLMDQRRDAEDDQELNKAILEMLHINKVSASHQAKPHPYMKRIYQRLDSLEAQDFGGSDGTLVQSYRSVVGPHHAPPGWIWFNVSSLNPSMMGAELVLFRKTLHPRPISVTVTLHSITTSQGALKESPALEERLLTLDQRPSSGYDVFDVSAVLALKPLEVVGFQLRYTDESGSLVLHDALTQSLYCLNRGSLSEPLLVLYQAHPLHI